A window from Dehalobacter sp. DCA encodes these proteins:
- the gltB gene encoding glutamate synthase large subunit, translating to MKYNQLPKKQGLYDPAFEHDACGMGFVVNIKGEKSHDIVEEALTVLENLNHRGASGADENTGDGAGILVQIPHDFFKRECDVLGFNLPEKGKYGVGMIFAHKYEDFRVTQMDSFEKIVREEGQKILGWREVPIDKSTVGHSAKAVMPRFIQVFIGRSPDLTDDMDFERKLYVIRKRAEKLIIPMCEDKGGSFYVASLSSKTIVYKGMLTAEQLRNFYLDLSDLDFVSALAMVHSRFSTNTFPSWERAHPNRYIVHNGEINTIRGNVNWMKARQKCIDSPLFNDISKVYPIVDESGSDSAMFDNSLEFIHLTGRSLPHAVMMMIPEPWEKNDLMSKEKKDFYEFNNFIMEPWDGPAAMGFTDGTVIGGVLDRNGLRPSRYYVTKDDKVILASEVGVLDIKPENVKYKGRLEPGKMLLIDTEAQRIISDEEIKKNVSLMHPYEEWNKKHIVYLSDLPADDELEAPMLEDIISQQKAFGYTHEDINKMILPMATDGLDPVGSMGMDSPLAVLSDKPQMLYHYFKQLFAQVTNPPIDGIREEIITSSTMLLGNAGNLLDPDRTHSSAVYLESPILTNNQLDTIMKLNNGKFKTARISILYKVTGGLRAMERALDKISREADKAIADGANILVLSDRGVNKEFAAIPALLASSGLHHHLIRREIRTSVGIVLETGEAREVHHFCALIGYGVTAINPYIAYETIRDLAAKGMTNGLSYREAKKNYIKASIKGILKVLTKMGISTMRSYHGAQIFEAVGLKRDLIDRYFTQTPSRLEGIGLEEITMENQMRHESAFDENALYTDTLEIGGFYQCKDSGEIHLYNPETIYLLQRACREGNYHLFKDYSRKINDEEIYTLRQLLDFKISAGDTIPIEEVEPVESIVKRFKTGAMSYGSISKEAHECMAIAMNRLGGKSNSGEGGEDPERFKKLPNGDSLISAIKQVASGRFGVTSSFLVNASEIQIKMAQGAKPGEGGQLPGRKVFPAIAKVRHSTPGVELISPPPHHDIYSIEDLAELIHDLKNANRDARINVKLVSEVGVGTIAAGVAKGKADVILISGYDGGTGASPRTSIKNTGLPWELGLAETHQTLVLNRLRDRVVLETDGKLLSGRDVVIAALLGAEEYGFATTPLISMGCVMMRVCNLNTCPVGIATQNEELRKNFAGKPEHVENFMLFVAQEMREIMAKLGFRTINEMVGRTDRLKHKENIKNWKAAKVDLSQVLYQPYAGADVGRFKSQQQNHGLEESLDMRKLLRMCKPALEHKKSIRAKLKINNVDRVVGTIVGSEITKRFGEEGLPEDTIKLTFVGSAGQSFGAFAPKGMSLELEGDANDYIGKGLSGGKIMVYPPKTSDFEPAENILIGNVAFYGATSGEAYINGIAGERFCVRNSGVNAVVEGVGDHGCEYMTGGKVVILGKTGRNFAAGMSGGVAYILDFEEIYCNKSLILMEKITSEKELKEIREMIRKHVAHTGSPLGRKVLDDWVNYAPRFTKIIPKDYKKMMENIDRAHKAGLSGEEALTAAFEGKV from the coding sequence ATGAAATACAATCAATTGCCAAAAAAACAGGGTCTTTACGATCCGGCCTTTGAGCATGATGCCTGCGGTATGGGATTTGTCGTGAATATCAAAGGTGAAAAATCACACGACATTGTCGAGGAAGCTTTAACCGTTCTGGAAAACTTAAACCACAGAGGCGCCAGTGGTGCGGATGAGAATACGGGTGACGGCGCTGGCATTCTGGTGCAAATACCCCATGACTTCTTTAAACGGGAATGTGATGTTCTCGGCTTTAATTTGCCGGAAAAGGGCAAATATGGTGTAGGAATGATTTTTGCGCACAAATATGAAGATTTTCGGGTTACCCAGATGGACTCTTTTGAAAAGATTGTTCGTGAGGAAGGACAGAAGATTCTTGGGTGGCGGGAAGTCCCGATCGACAAATCGACGGTCGGCCATAGTGCAAAAGCTGTTATGCCCCGGTTTATACAGGTTTTTATCGGAAGAAGCCCTGATCTGACCGATGATATGGATTTTGAAAGAAAGCTCTATGTCATTCGGAAAAGAGCAGAAAAACTGATCATCCCAATGTGTGAAGACAAGGGCGGCTCCTTCTATGTTGCCAGCCTTTCCAGCAAAACCATTGTCTATAAAGGTATGCTTACAGCCGAACAGCTCAGAAACTTTTATCTGGATCTTTCCGATCTCGATTTTGTTTCAGCACTGGCCATGGTTCATTCCAGGTTCAGCACCAATACCTTTCCGAGCTGGGAGCGGGCGCACCCGAACCGGTATATTGTCCATAATGGAGAAATCAATACCATCAGAGGAAACGTGAACTGGATGAAGGCCAGGCAAAAATGCATTGATTCACCGTTGTTTAATGATATTTCCAAGGTATATCCGATTGTTGACGAGTCAGGCAGTGATTCGGCCATGTTTGACAACAGTCTTGAGTTTATCCATCTTACCGGCAGATCGCTTCCTCATGCTGTCATGATGATGATTCCTGAGCCATGGGAAAAGAATGATCTGATGTCCAAAGAAAAAAAGGACTTTTATGAGTTTAATAATTTTATCATGGAGCCCTGGGACGGACCAGCTGCCATGGGCTTTACGGACGGAACAGTTATCGGTGGCGTACTGGACAGGAACGGACTCAGACCATCACGTTATTATGTCACCAAAGATGATAAAGTCATCCTCGCCTCCGAGGTGGGGGTTCTCGACATCAAACCTGAAAATGTCAAGTATAAAGGCCGTTTGGAACCGGGTAAAATGCTCCTGATCGATACGGAAGCACAAAGGATCATTTCTGATGAGGAAATCAAAAAGAATGTTTCCCTGATGCATCCGTATGAAGAGTGGAATAAGAAGCATATTGTCTATTTAAGTGATCTCCCTGCTGACGACGAATTGGAAGCACCAATGCTGGAAGATATTATCTCCCAGCAGAAAGCATTTGGCTATACCCATGAGGATATCAATAAAATGATTCTGCCGATGGCGACTGATGGCCTTGACCCTGTTGGATCGATGGGCATGGATTCACCGCTGGCAGTACTTTCAGACAAACCTCAAATGCTGTACCATTATTTCAAGCAGCTTTTTGCCCAGGTGACGAATCCCCCGATTGATGGCATCCGTGAGGAGATCATTACCTCCAGCACAATGCTCCTGGGGAATGCGGGAAACCTTCTGGATCCTGACCGGACGCATAGTTCCGCAGTATATCTGGAGTCACCGATCCTCACCAATAATCAGTTGGATACCATTATGAAATTAAATAACGGGAAGTTCAAGACAGCCAGGATTTCCATTCTTTACAAGGTAACTGGCGGCCTTAGAGCAATGGAAAGAGCTCTAGACAAAATATCCCGGGAAGCAGATAAAGCAATCGCTGATGGCGCAAATATTCTTGTTCTTTCGGATAGGGGCGTTAATAAAGAATTTGCTGCTATCCCCGCTCTTCTGGCATCTTCAGGGCTGCATCACCATTTGATACGCCGTGAAATCCGGACGAGTGTGGGTATTGTTCTGGAGACCGGAGAAGCCAGGGAGGTACACCATTTCTGTGCCTTGATCGGGTACGGTGTTACCGCGATCAACCCCTATATTGCTTACGAAACGATCAGAGACCTAGCGGCCAAAGGAATGACGAATGGCCTAAGTTATCGGGAGGCCAAAAAGAACTATATTAAAGCCTCGATCAAAGGCATCTTAAAGGTGCTTACGAAAATGGGTATTTCGACGATGCGCAGCTACCATGGTGCCCAGATATTTGAAGCTGTCGGACTGAAAAGAGATCTGATTGACCGCTACTTTACTCAGACGCCATCCCGCTTGGAAGGAATCGGTCTGGAAGAGATTACGATGGAAAATCAAATGCGGCATGAAAGCGCTTTTGATGAGAATGCACTCTACACAGATACACTGGAAATCGGCGGTTTCTACCAATGTAAAGATAGTGGGGAGATTCATCTCTATAATCCGGAAACAATTTACTTGCTCCAGCGCGCCTGCCGGGAAGGCAATTACCATCTTTTCAAAGATTACTCCAGAAAAATTAATGACGAGGAGATCTATACACTCAGGCAGCTGCTGGATTTCAAAATAAGCGCCGGAGATACGATTCCAATCGAAGAAGTCGAACCGGTCGAGTCTATCGTCAAAAGATTTAAGACCGGGGCAATGTCCTATGGCTCGATCAGCAAGGAAGCTCACGAATGTATGGCGATTGCCATGAACCGTTTGGGCGGCAAAAGTAACAGCGGTGAAGGCGGCGAGGATCCTGAAAGATTCAAAAAGTTGCCTAATGGCGACAGTCTGATCAGTGCCATCAAGCAGGTTGCTTCAGGTCGCTTCGGTGTTACCAGCAGCTTCCTGGTAAATGCCTCAGAAATACAGATCAAAATGGCACAAGGAGCCAAGCCTGGAGAAGGCGGGCAGCTTCCAGGCCGGAAGGTTTTTCCGGCGATTGCCAAAGTCAGACACTCGACACCAGGTGTCGAACTAATTTCACCCCCGCCGCACCATGATATCTATTCAATCGAAGATTTGGCGGAACTGATCCATGACCTTAAAAATGCCAACCGTGATGCTCGGATCAATGTTAAGCTTGTTTCTGAAGTGGGTGTCGGTACGATTGCAGCCGGTGTGGCCAAGGGCAAGGCCGACGTTATTCTGATCAGCGGCTATGATGGCGGCACAGGTGCTTCACCGCGAACAAGTATTAAAAATACAGGATTGCCGTGGGAATTGGGACTTGCCGAAACCCATCAGACCCTTGTGCTTAATCGCTTAAGAGACAGAGTCGTCCTGGAAACAGACGGTAAGCTTCTGTCAGGCAGAGATGTTGTCATCGCTGCACTTTTAGGCGCTGAGGAATATGGATTTGCCACCACCCCACTCATTTCCATGGGCTGTGTGATGATGCGCGTCTGCAATCTGAACACATGCCCTGTAGGTATTGCAACCCAGAATGAAGAGCTCCGTAAGAATTTTGCCGGCAAGCCTGAGCATGTTGAGAATTTTATGTTGTTTGTTGCACAGGAAATGCGGGAGATTATGGCGAAACTCGGCTTCAGGACCATTAATGAAATGGTTGGACGTACAGACAGGCTCAAACACAAAGAAAATATTAAGAATTGGAAAGCAGCTAAGGTTGATCTTTCTCAGGTTCTGTATCAGCCCTATGCCGGTGCAGATGTCGGCAGATTTAAGTCACAGCAGCAAAACCATGGACTGGAAGAATCCCTGGATATGCGCAAGCTTTTAAGAATGTGCAAACCGGCCCTGGAACACAAAAAATCAATCCGGGCCAAACTGAAGATCAACAATGTGGATCGTGTGGTTGGAACCATTGTCGGCAGTGAAATAACCAAGCGTTTCGGGGAAGAGGGGCTTCCGGAGGATACCATTAAGCTGACTTTTGTTGGTTCTGCTGGTCAAAGCTTTGGTGCGTTCGCACCCAAGGGCATGTCCTTGGAACTTGAGGGTGATGCTAATGACTATATTGGCAAAGGCCTTTCGGGTGGTAAAATTATGGTCTATCCGCCAAAAACTTCGGATTTTGAACCAGCGGAAAATATCCTAATCGGCAATGTCGCCTTCTACGGCGCAACTTCGGGTGAAGCCTATATCAACGGAATCGCCGGTGAAAGATTCTGTGTCCGAAACAGCGGCGTCAATGCGGTTGTTGAAGGTGTCGGCGACCATGGCTGTGAATATATGACCGGAGGAAAAGTTGTGATCCTGGGTAAGACAGGACGGAACTTTGCTGCGGGCATGTCCGGTGGTGTTGCCTATATCCTTGATTTTGAGGAAATATACTGCAACAAGTCCCTGATCCTTATGGAAAAAATCACTTCGGAAAAGGAACTGAAAGAAATCAGGGAAATGATCCGTAAACATGTAGCGCACACGGGAAGCCCCCTAGGCCGGAAAGTACTGGATGATTGGGTGAATTACGCGCCAAGATTTACGAAGATCATACCCAAAGATTATAAAAAGATGATGGAAAATATCGATAGAGCTCATAAGGCTGGCTTAAGCGGTGAAGAAGCCCTGACGGCTGCCTTTGAAGGGAAGGTCTGA
- the gdhA gene encoding NADP-specific glutamate dehydrogenase yields the protein MSYVQQVMEQAIKRSPNEPEFHQALKEVLESLEPVIAKHPEYEKAGILERLVEPERVIMFRVPWVDDKGNVQVNRGFRVQFNSAIGPYKGGLRLHPSVNLGIIKFLGFEQIFKNSLTGLPIGGGKGGSDFDPKGKSDNEIMKFCQSFMTELCKHIGADTDVPAGDIGVGGREIGYMFGQYKRVRNLFEGVLTGKGLTYGGSLVRTEATGYGLVYLMDEAIKDIGKSFKGATVVISGSGNVSIYAAEKAMQLGANVVALSDSNGYIYDKNGIDLKTVKQLKEIERRRIKDYLEFHPKAEYKEGFEGIWTIPCDIALPCATQNELNEESAKALVANKCFAVGEGANMPSTPEAVKVFHANKIIFAPGKAANAGGVATSALEMSQNSMRYSWTFEEVDAKLKDIMVNIYRNASAAAKEYGCEGNLVAGANIAGFLKVANTMMAHGVI from the coding sequence ATGTCTTATGTCCAACAAGTCATGGAACAGGCTATCAAAAGAAGCCCGAACGAGCCCGAGTTCCACCAGGCACTCAAGGAAGTGCTGGAATCTTTGGAACCGGTAATTGCCAAACATCCCGAATATGAAAAAGCTGGTATCCTCGAGCGACTCGTCGAGCCCGAGCGCGTGATCATGTTCAGAGTTCCCTGGGTCGATGACAAAGGAAATGTTCAGGTTAACCGTGGTTTCCGTGTTCAATTCAACAGCGCTATCGGTCCTTACAAAGGCGGCCTGCGTTTACACCCGTCTGTTAACCTTGGCATCATCAAATTTTTAGGTTTTGAACAGATCTTCAAAAACTCCCTGACCGGACTTCCAATTGGTGGCGGCAAGGGCGGCAGTGACTTTGATCCCAAAGGCAAATCCGATAACGAAATCATGAAATTCTGCCAAAGCTTCATGACCGAACTTTGCAAACATATTGGTGCAGACACTGACGTTCCTGCCGGTGATATCGGTGTTGGCGGCAGAGAAATCGGTTACATGTTCGGCCAGTATAAGAGAGTCAGAAATCTCTTTGAAGGCGTACTTACTGGAAAAGGCCTGACTTATGGCGGAAGCTTAGTTCGTACCGAAGCAACCGGCTATGGTCTGGTTTATTTGATGGACGAAGCAATTAAAGATATCGGCAAATCCTTTAAAGGTGCTACCGTTGTTATCTCCGGTTCAGGCAACGTTTCGATTTATGCAGCCGAAAAAGCCATGCAGCTGGGTGCCAATGTTGTTGCTCTGAGCGATTCCAACGGCTACATCTACGACAAAAACGGTATTGACCTGAAGACCGTTAAGCAGCTCAAAGAAATTGAAAGAAGAAGAATCAAGGATTATCTGGAATTCCATCCGAAGGCCGAATACAAAGAAGGCTTCGAAGGCATCTGGACCATTCCTTGCGATATCGCTCTTCCCTGCGCTACGCAGAACGAATTGAACGAAGAATCCGCGAAGGCTCTGGTTGCCAATAAATGCTTTGCTGTCGGTGAAGGTGCAAATATGCCTTCCACTCCGGAAGCAGTCAAAGTATTCCATGCCAATAAAATTATCTTTGCTCCTGGCAAAGCTGCCAATGCCGGCGGTGTTGCGACCTCCGCTCTGGAAATGTCCCAGAATAGCATGCGTTATTCCTGGACTTTCGAAGAAGTTGACGCCAAACTTAAAGACATCATGGTCAACATCTATCGCAATGCCAGTGCAGCTGCCAAAGAATACGGCTGTGAAGGCAATCTGGTTGCCGGCGCCAACATTGCCGGCTTCCTGAAAGTTGCTAACACTATGATGGCTCACGGCGTAATCTAA
- the alr gene encoding alanine racemase — protein MNIFRPVWAEVDLGALRRNLKRIQQYAGSEIMPIVKADAYGHGAVEVVRTLKEEGITRFGVAILEEALELRREFPDIALMVIGPTLSKYSEILVKEEIIPEVFQIEQAEALSAAALKLNKTARLHIKVDTGMGRTGFRENALENIQKIAKLPGLYLEGIYTHLATADSTDLSYAKQQLKIFDDLYEKLCAAGIKIPIRHAANSAAIMQIPESHYELCRPGIILYGLLPMDHAGQEAGFEPVMSLKTRISQLKTIEKGESVGYGRTFIADRPIKVATLPIGYGDGLRRSLSNGGEVLLKGKKARIIGKICMDQIMVDVTEIEEIQEGDEAVLLGRNGDLFISADRIAEQCGTISYEILCGISKRVPRVMVESK, from the coding sequence ATGAATATTTTTCGTCCGGTTTGGGCAGAAGTTGATTTGGGGGCTTTAAGACGCAATTTAAAAAGGATACAGCAGTACGCCGGCAGTGAAATAATGCCCATAGTCAAGGCAGATGCCTACGGACACGGTGCAGTGGAGGTTGTTCGGACTCTAAAGGAAGAAGGGATTACCAGATTCGGGGTCGCTATCCTGGAAGAAGCTTTGGAGCTCAGAAGGGAATTCCCGGATATTGCCCTTATGGTTATTGGACCTACATTGTCGAAGTATTCAGAAATACTGGTCAAAGAAGAGATCATTCCTGAAGTATTTCAGATCGAACAGGCTGAAGCGCTTTCAGCGGCAGCGTTGAAGCTGAATAAAACAGCGAGACTCCATATCAAAGTGGATACGGGAATGGGTAGGACAGGGTTCCGCGAAAATGCACTCGAAAATATTCAAAAAATTGCAAAGCTTCCTGGCCTTTATCTAGAGGGGATTTATACCCATCTGGCCACGGCCGACAGCACTGATTTGTCCTATGCGAAGCAGCAGCTGAAGATCTTTGATGACTTATATGAAAAGTTATGCGCGGCAGGAATAAAAATTCCGATCCGTCATGCCGCAAACTCTGCTGCAATCATGCAAATTCCCGAAAGTCATTACGAACTTTGCCGTCCAGGAATCATATTGTACGGACTTTTACCAATGGACCACGCCGGACAGGAAGCCGGCTTTGAACCGGTCATGTCTTTAAAAACCCGCATTTCCCAGCTGAAGACCATCGAAAAGGGCGAGAGTGTTGGCTATGGAAGGACGTTTATTGCCGACAGGCCCATAAAAGTCGCAACGCTGCCGATCGGTTACGGCGATGGTCTGCGCCGTTCTCTGTCCAACGGCGGTGAGGTCTTGCTGAAGGGAAAGAAAGCCAGGATCATCGGCAAAATATGCATGGATCAGATCATGGTTGATGTAACAGAAATTGAAGAGATCCAAGAAGGGGATGAAGCCGTTCTGCTCGGCAGAAACGGTGACCTGTTTATTTCCGCAGATCGGATTGCTGAACAATGCGGAACGATTAGCTATGAGATCCTGTGCGGTATTTCCAAGAGAGTACCAAGGGTGATGGTTGAGAGCAAATAG
- a CDS encoding bifunctional ADP-dependent NAD(P)H-hydrate dehydratase/NAD(P)H-hydrate epimerase — protein MRIVSAGQMRSIDSNAINHFGIPGSILMENAALAVVREIKIILLKDEKKSLRGLRAVILAGKGNNGGDGLAVARHLCVLGMEVTVFLFANPAELQGDAKLNYELFQKMGEKIIPVEDEKQLRLFKLALMQSQVAVDALYGIGFKGEIPESLAGFIEDLNKADLPVVCVDIPSGLEADTGKVHTIAVQGDVTVTFGLPKLGHFLGEGLIYTGRLVIDQISIPEKVIGEEKIFAYLLTDEVIRPLIPARHILGHKGTHGRAVLIGGSLGMSGAVILAGKSALRCGAGLLQIVTPEAIAETVDLGVIEATVWPAKDYEMLSVNAWSVIQERLQGADACAVGPGLRQTESFLNVIKNILIETDVPVVLDADALNLISREPDVVSLRKGRGNLILTPHPGEMARLCGCSIDEVQENRLKIALAKALEWGTIVVLKGAGSVVASPDGRVFLNPTGNAGLGTGGTGDVLTGSIMSWIAQGVPPLGAACMGVYLHGKAGDVLKDQFGLSGFTASEVADCLPRVRKEIEQLGDF, from the coding sequence ATGCGTATTGTAAGTGCCGGACAAATGCGCAGCATTGATTCCAACGCAATCAATCATTTTGGAATCCCCGGGTCAATTCTTATGGAGAATGCAGCGTTGGCAGTAGTAAGGGAAATAAAGATTATTCTGCTGAAGGATGAAAAAAAGTCGCTTCGCGGTTTGAGAGCAGTTATTCTTGCCGGAAAAGGCAATAATGGCGGTGACGGTCTGGCAGTGGCCAGGCATCTCTGTGTATTAGGGATGGAAGTGACCGTTTTTCTTTTCGCAAATCCTGCTGAGCTTCAAGGGGATGCCAAGCTGAATTACGAATTGTTCCAGAAAATGGGAGAAAAGATCATTCCTGTCGAAGACGAAAAACAGCTTCGTCTATTCAAGCTTGCCCTGATGCAGTCTCAGGTTGCTGTTGATGCGTTGTATGGAATAGGCTTTAAAGGAGAAATTCCGGAATCCCTGGCAGGTTTCATTGAAGACTTAAACAAAGCCGATCTGCCGGTGGTTTGTGTCGATATTCCCAGCGGTCTGGAAGCAGATACGGGGAAAGTACATACGATTGCAGTCCAGGGAGATGTGACAGTTACCTTTGGCTTGCCAAAGCTTGGACATTTTCTCGGAGAAGGATTAATCTATACAGGAAGGCTGGTCATTGACCAAATTTCAATTCCCGAAAAAGTGATAGGCGAAGAAAAAATCTTTGCCTATCTATTGACGGATGAAGTCATCCGGCCTTTGATTCCAGCAAGACACATACTGGGCCATAAAGGTACGCATGGCAGGGCGGTTCTGATTGGGGGATCGCTTGGAATGAGCGGGGCTGTCATCCTGGCAGGAAAGTCGGCTCTGCGCTGCGGGGCAGGGCTTCTTCAGATCGTTACCCCTGAAGCGATTGCTGAGACGGTTGATTTGGGAGTCATTGAAGCTACGGTCTGGCCAGCAAAGGATTATGAAATGTTAAGCGTCAATGCCTGGTCGGTCATTCAGGAGCGGTTACAAGGAGCTGACGCTTGTGCAGTAGGTCCCGGACTCAGGCAGACGGAGTCATTTCTTAATGTCATAAAAAACATACTGATAGAGACCGATGTACCGGTAGTTCTGGATGCAGACGCGTTGAATCTGATTTCCCGCGAACCGGATGTTGTCAGTTTAAGGAAAGGCAGAGGCAATCTTATTCTGACGCCTCATCCAGGGGAAATGGCCCGCTTATGCGGCTGTTCAATTGACGAGGTTCAGGAAAACCGCTTGAAGATAGCGCTGGCCAAAGCCCTGGAATGGGGTACCATTGTTGTCCTGAAAGGCGCAGGTTCGGTCGTTGCTTCGCCGGACGGCAGAGTTTTTTTGAATCCGACAGGTAATGCAGGACTTGGCACAGGCGGCACAGGGGATGTGCTGACCGGAAGTATTATGTCCTGGATTGCCCAGGGTGTCCCTCCGTTAGGTGCAGCTTGCATGGGGGTTTATCTTCACGGCAAGGCCGGAGATGTTTTAAAAGATCAGTTTGGTTTATCAGGTTTCACAGCTTCGGAGGTAGCTGATTGCCTCCCAAGGGTCAGAAAAGAGATAGAGCAGTTAGGAGATTTTTAG
- a CDS encoding holo-ACP synthase, which translates to MYPGIDIVEIARFEQACRRHSKLVARLFTDRELAELSKKHISSLAARFAGKEAVLKALGTGLSGLSWHDIEILRNEVGEPIVYLSERAQTAARSRGAERVRISLSHSKDTAIASVILE; encoded by the coding sequence TTGTATCCAGGTATAGATATTGTTGAAATAGCCAGATTTGAACAGGCCTGCCGGAGACATTCAAAACTGGTTGCCAGACTGTTTACCGACAGGGAGCTGGCTGAACTATCAAAAAAACATATATCTTCTCTGGCTGCCAGGTTTGCAGGCAAAGAAGCGGTACTTAAAGCACTGGGGACGGGGCTCAGCGGTCTAAGTTGGCATGATATTGAGATCCTGCGGAATGAAGTGGGAGAACCAATCGTATATTTGAGTGAAAGAGCACAGACTGCAGCGCGGTCGAGAGGAGCAGAGAGAGTCCGAATAAGCCTCTCTCACAGTAAAGATACGGCCATAGCATCTGTTATTCTGGAATAG
- a CDS encoding sensor histidine kinase: protein MKNMNVILVPVIALEIALGLYLQNTFLLAAFMVIDAGYFFWYMKNLEKKAVPLHTLSRADLSVKIANETLPYLRGGLNKQNAEAIAKIIQGIAQVAAVSITDCEKQLAYLGAGCDRHHPGDKILTAATREVIQTAKYKVVQTQEELNCPMSDTCDCPLAAAVIVPLSCKGNVVGTFKLYETKGGKISPDLIRLALGMGQILSLQVEVAELDHQTNLTMEARLDALQAQINPHFFFNVLNTIIATSRTNPNRARRLLIHLAEFFRKSLKSKGALISLREEMEFVNNYFVLEKARFGKKLKIKLEIPKELMDAEVPRLSIQPLVENAVKHGITPMIMLNGVVTIRVRELGLEDGKSELFVEVIDNGMGIEEDRLKDVLLPGVGSGNGVGLANVHARLKGLYGSEYGLNIESKIGEGTTVEMRLPYKQTSPQQPSAEPWIQDPMSSTRARNGN from the coding sequence ATGAAAAATATGAATGTAATCCTTGTTCCGGTCATCGCCCTTGAAATCGCTCTGGGTCTTTATTTGCAGAATACTTTTCTATTGGCCGCTTTTATGGTGATTGATGCCGGATATTTCTTCTGGTATATGAAAAATTTAGAGAAAAAGGCCGTACCGCTGCATACGTTAAGCAGGGCAGACCTGAGTGTAAAGATCGCTAACGAAACACTTCCTTACCTGCGCGGCGGTCTGAATAAACAAAACGCCGAAGCTATTGCCAAAATCATTCAGGGGATTGCTCAGGTGGCCGCAGTCTCGATCACCGATTGTGAGAAACAGCTCGCCTATCTTGGGGCAGGCTGCGACAGGCACCATCCCGGTGATAAGATCCTGACGGCAGCGACTAGAGAAGTCATACAGACTGCAAAATATAAAGTTGTTCAGACGCAGGAAGAGTTAAACTGCCCGATGTCGGACACGTGTGACTGTCCTTTGGCTGCGGCAGTCATTGTTCCGCTTTCCTGCAAAGGAAATGTTGTCGGAACATTTAAGCTGTATGAAACGAAGGGCGGAAAGATTTCTCCTGACCTGATCAGGCTTGCACTTGGCATGGGCCAGATTTTAAGCCTTCAGGTGGAAGTAGCTGAACTGGACCATCAGACCAATCTGACGATGGAAGCCAGACTCGATGCTCTTCAGGCTCAGATCAATCCGCATTTCTTTTTTAATGTTCTGAATACAATTATTGCCACCAGCCGAACCAACCCGAACCGGGCCAGAAGACTTCTGATCCATCTGGCCGAATTTTTCCGTAAGTCTTTAAAATCTAAAGGTGCACTCATTTCTCTTCGGGAAGAGATGGAATTCGTTAATAATTATTTTGTGCTGGAAAAAGCTCGTTTTGGGAAAAAGCTGAAGATTAAGCTGGAAATTCCCAAGGAACTGATGGATGCCGAGGTGCCAAGACTGAGTATTCAGCCTCTAGTTGAAAATGCGGTCAAACATGGGATTACCCCCATGATCATGCTGAATGGTGTTGTAACGATCCGGGTCAGGGAACTCGGGCTGGAAGATGGTAAAAGCGAACTTTTTGTAGAAGTCATTGATAACGGAATGGGGATTGAAGAGGATCGGCTGAAAGATGTCCTGCTGCCCGGTGTAGGCTCAGGCAACGGTGTAGGGCTCGCCAATGTCCATGCCCGCCTGAAGGGTTTATATGGTTCAGAATACGGATTAAACATTGAAAGCAAAATAGGTGAGGGGACGACTGTAGAAATGAGGCTTCCATACAAACAGACCAGTCCGCAGCAGCCTTCTGCCGAACCCTGGATTCAGGACCCTATGTCTAGTACCAGGGCCAGAAATGGTAATTGA
- a CDS encoding TrkA C-terminal domain-containing protein, whose amino-acid sequence MEQAKYQEIANEIAHAVVLGEFREGDKIHGRSTLAGRFNVSPETIRRAIAILQNEGVVRVKPGIGIIVNSRIEAEKFLKSFDQKNEVQAFIDELKSLMEQRKEIDGQIDVLLQKVSTYADRYISRWNDVEELKIQPESSAIGCSLRELKVREETGATVVGVVRNGNENFSPEADFLLEEGDILLVVSSENGNKKVRSLLK is encoded by the coding sequence TTGGAGCAGGCCAAATATCAGGAAATCGCGAATGAGATCGCGCATGCCGTCGTTCTCGGCGAGTTCCGTGAAGGGGATAAAATCCACGGAAGGTCGACCCTGGCAGGAAGATTCAATGTTTCTCCGGAGACGATCCGTCGGGCAATTGCTATTCTGCAAAATGAAGGAGTCGTCAGAGTAAAACCGGGTATTGGCATCATTGTGAACTCCAGGATAGAGGCCGAAAAATTTTTAAAGTCTTTTGACCAAAAAAATGAGGTTCAAGCTTTTATTGACGAGTTGAAAAGCCTGATGGAGCAGAGAAAGGAAATTGACGGGCAAATCGATGTGCTGCTTCAGAAAGTTTCGACCTATGCCGACCGATATATCTCTCGCTGGAATGACGTTGAAGAACTTAAAATCCAGCCGGAATCATCCGCAATCGGCTGTTCCCTGAGAGAGCTTAAAGTCAGAGAAGAAACTGGAGCAACAGTCGTAGGGGTTGTCAGAAACGGCAATGAGAATTTTTCTCCTGAAGCCGACTTCCTGCTCGAAGAAGGAGATATTCTTCTCGTAGTCAGCTCGGAGAATGGCAATAAAAAAGTCCGGAGCTTATTGAAATAA